The Deltaproteobacteria bacterium region CCGATGCGACTCGATGATCGTGTTCGTGTCCACGAGAAGCGCCGTCTCATGGTCGACCCTTCTGCTCACAGACCAATCGCCTGATCGACGCCATGAGCCGCAAACAGCTTCTCCAGATCCTCGATCGCGAGCCCGACCAGCGCCGCCGCACGCCGAACCGAAACATGACCCTGGTCAATGGCCTTCGCCAACACCTCCACGAACGGCCGCGAGAACAAAGGCGGAGGCTCCGAGGAGTCCTCGCGGCCATTGTTCCGCAAGGCGGCGTCCGGAATTGCTCGCGCCTGCGCCTTGGTCAGCTCCCGGAGGGCGACCAAACGCCATCTGAGGGCCGACGAGGTCACGCCCAACTCATCTGCCGTAGCGTTCAGTCGAGCGATCAAGTCACCCATTTCCAAACGCCCCCAATCGCCAAAGGAGTCAAGCGCCGCCTTCGGCATCAACACGGCGGCCGCGAAGTTGTTGGCCAGTTGTTCCACCCGATTGCCGCCGAAATCGCTGGCTTCTTCCGTGTGCTCGGGCGGCATCGCTTCCCAGGTGAGGATGTGAAACAGCTCATGCGCAAGGTCGAAGTTGCGGCGCCCTGCCACTTCCCCTCGTGCGACCAGCACCGCGTCGAACTCAGGCAGGCGGCACGCCGCTCCGGAAATACCTCGGTAAGCGTCCACCATAAGTACGAGTATCTCGAAATTGTCTTGCATCACCGTCGCAAGACGTTGCGCCGGCACAACACCGAGTTTGAACTCGGCAACAAACCGTTCGCCAGCATCCAGCGCTTCCTCGAACCTCGACAGCTTGGTCAGCCCAAGGGTCTGTCGCATCAACGGCGCCCGTCGACCGACCTGCGCAGCCAGAACGCGGTACGCACCAATCCAGCGGCCAGCCGTCCGCTCATACTCGCCGAGTTCCGACCGTGTGACTCCCCTCTGTCGCCAGGAGAACAGCGCCTCCCCTTCCAGCCGAAAGGGATCCGTAAAATAATCGAGCGGCACACGCAGCCGCTCCACGGCGAGCAACAGTTCCGCTGCAGTCACACGGCGTACGCCAGTCTCTATTGCCGACACAGTTTGCCGATCCTTGAATCCGAACAAGCGCGCCATCTCGTCCTGAGAGAGCGCGCGCTTCTGTCTCAACGCCTTGAGCCGTGTACCGATGATCTGATCTGTCATCGGGCCCCCCTTGTTATCTTGCACTTAGTA contains the following coding sequences:
- a CDS encoding XRE family transcriptional regulator, producing MTDQIIGTRLKALRQKRALSQDEMARLFGFKDRQTVSAIETGVRRVTAAELLLAVERLRVPLDYFTDPFRLEGEALFSWRQRGVTRSELGEYERTAGRWIGAYRVLAAQVGRRAPLMRQTLGLTKLSRFEEALDAGERFVAEFKLGVVPAQRLATVMQDNFEILVLMVDAYRGISGAACRLPEFDAVLVARGEVAGRRNFDLAHELFHILTWEAMPPEHTEEASDFGGNRVEQLANNFAAAVLMPKAALDSFGDWGRLEMGDLIARLNATADELGVTSSALRWRLVALRELTKAQARAIPDAALRNNGREDSSEPPPLFSRPFVEVLAKAIDQGHVSVRRAAALVGLAIEDLEKLFAAHGVDQAIGL